One window from the genome of Epinephelus fuscoguttatus linkage group LG3, E.fuscoguttatus.final_Chr_v1 encodes:
- the pvalb7 gene encoding parvalbumin-7 isoform X1, giving the protein MNGNVRSRCWSNGGFHGSCVTLNRCLCSVPWHSSQDSDKMSMTDLLKAEEIKKALEAFAAETFDPKKFFEMVGMRAMSAENVKKVFKVLDVDGSGFIEEEELKFVLKGFSAEGRDLTDSETSAFLKAADKDGDGKIGIDEFEAMVHE; this is encoded by the exons ATGAACGGTAATGTCAGGAGCAGGTGTTGGTCTAATGGGGGCTTTCATGGCTCATGTGTCACCTTGAACAGGTGTTTATGTTCAGTGCCATGGCACAGTAGCCAGGATT cTGACAAAATGTCGATGACAGATCTGTTGAAAGCTGAGGAGATCAAGAAAGCTCTTGAAGCCTTTGCAG CAGAAACATTTGACCCTAAAAAGTTCTTTGAAATGGTGGGAATGAGGGCCATGTCAGCTGAAAACGTCAAGAAGGTCTTCAAGGTTCTGGATGTGGATGGTAGTGGCTTCATAGAAGAGGAGGAGCTCAA GTTTGTACTGAAGGGCTTTTCCGCGGAGGGCAGAGATCTGACCGACTCTGAGACATCAGCATTCCTCAAAGCCGCAGACAAAGATGGAGACGGCAAGATCGGCATTGATG agTTTGAGGCCATGGTGCATGAGTAG
- the pvalb7 gene encoding parvalbumin-7 isoform X2, which yields MSMTDLLKAEEIKKALEAFAAETFDPKKFFEMVGMRAMSAENVKKVFKVLDVDGSGFIEEEELKFVLKGFSAEGRDLTDSETSAFLKAADKDGDGKIGIDEFEAMVHE from the exons ATGTCGATGACAGATCTGTTGAAAGCTGAGGAGATCAAGAAAGCTCTTGAAGCCTTTGCAG CAGAAACATTTGACCCTAAAAAGTTCTTTGAAATGGTGGGAATGAGGGCCATGTCAGCTGAAAACGTCAAGAAGGTCTTCAAGGTTCTGGATGTGGATGGTAGTGGCTTCATAGAAGAGGAGGAGCTCAA GTTTGTACTGAAGGGCTTTTCCGCGGAGGGCAGAGATCTGACCGACTCTGAGACATCAGCATTCCTCAAAGCCGCAGACAAAGATGGAGACGGCAAGATCGGCATTGATG agTTTGAGGCCATGGTGCATGAGTAG